The Sulfurimonas sp. HSL-1716 sequence GGATCCCTGATCGAGAGGAGAACATTGAGATTTTGCCATTGGTCTTTTCTAAAATGAAAAGGTGTCATATGACCGAACAAAAAGCTTCCCTCTGCTATCTTATCCAGCAGTTGATCTGAAGGAGATTCTTTTGACTGCCTGCTCGGAGACGATATATTATCGTTCATGCCGGCAGCTTTCGTATCGAGGTACTTACCGGGCTTGATATGATAACCCGTGTTATGGACTCCTGCTTTTTCCAAAAGAACGGCTAAAAGATATGTACCGGCTTTTGGAACGGTGTATATGTAGTATTTCATTTGATGTTCAGTTCTTTAAAGAGAGTCGTAAACTTATGTTGCAACACAGGTTTTGTGATGTTGTCGAACATGGTCATAAAAGATCCGTAGCTTTGAACATTTATCTTATCGGCATCGTCTGCGATACAGTTTCCAAAAGCGTCTATGTATGCACCGCACTCATCGTAATCTTTATAATTGGTTATATGCTCCACGCTTTGAATGACCATGTCATACTCTGACAGGTCGCCGATCTCTTTGGTCGCATATGCATTGTCTATATTATCCAGGATCGATGAGACGTATTCAAACTCTAAGTATTTTGCCAAAACGGTTATTTTAGCATCCGTATGCATTCTGATATTGACGATTGTCTGTTGAAAGTCCACGCTGTCGATGTTGTCTATGATCAAAATATCCTGTTTTGTCGAGGAGAGCTCATATATCTTGTTGGCCGCTTCTTTTTTCGGGTATATTCCACTCCACTGCGCACCGAGTCTTTTAGCATAGGCATCGTCTATGCCTATAAGCATAGAGCGGACCGAACTTGTTTGACCTTTGAGATTGGCAAAGAACATCATCTTGCTTATCTTGCTGCTGACTTCGTTGATAAAATGTTCAAGCTTGTCGGGCGAGATGTTCTTGAGAAAAAAACGCGTCATGTTCCTGTAATAATAATAGTGATACATCGTATTGGTAGCTATTTTTGCGCCGCCTTTATGCCAAACGAGGGAATCTTTAAAAGCCACGATCTTATACCCTAAGTCTTTCACCCGTGTACACCAGTCGATATCATCCAAATAGATAAAATAATCTCTGTCAAAAATACCGGCTTTTTGTAAAACTTCACCGGTAGTCATAAGGCAGCAAGCAGGTACGTAATCACACTCGATCTGTTGGGGGATAATTGGATTTTCAATGTTAAAATCTTTATAATTAAGTTTTAGGATATAGTTTTCCCAATCAAGCATAGCGCCTACTTCTTGTACGTTTTGAGGATTATCCATCTGAAGGATGGTAGAACCGGCTACTCCGATTGAGCTGTCGTCATTGAGATGCTTGATTAAATTTATGAAATTGTTTTTTTCCACTTTTGTGTCATTATCGAGTAAGCTGACATATCGGTATCCATGATCAAGAGCATACTGCATCCCTTTTGCAAAACCGCCAGCACCTCCACTGTTCTCGTTGTTTCGTATTAAAATCACATCGGGAAAATGTTTTTCGATCATATCCGCACTGCCGTCGTTTGAAAGATTGTCGACGACAATGATATCTTTGGAATAGTTTTCAAATACCGCATTTGAAATGGAGTGTAAACACTCTTTTAAGTATTCTACTTTATTGTAATTGCATATTACTATCGCTAAATCTTTCACTCAAAACCTTTTAAAATATTTTTTGCTTTTTCGTTATCAAAGAGTTCATTCAAACCATCTAAATAAGAAAGTGTAGAAAACTTTATTCGTCTTAGTTTATTATCGTCATAAAGTAAAATATCTTTCATTAAATTCAGATATTCATTAAATAATTTAAAATAAAAAGATATTTTACATGTAGAGTATCGTTTGGCCAGATAGATGCTGTTTCTTCTGCCGAAATATTTTATCCAGAGTTTATCATATCTGATACGGTTCTTTTTAAACCATAAAAAGCTCTTTTGGATCTTCTCTTCCTGTCGCTTCTCTTTGTGGTAGATGATGCTTTGCGGGATCATCAGTATCTTTGAAAGCTTTGAAAGGCGCATACAGTATTCGGTGTCGTCAAAGTGGATAAAGAACTCATCTCTTGGAAAACCGATCCGTGTAATGGAATCTATGGGTATCAGTATTCCCACAAATGAAGCCATGTCGATCTCGACGCTCTCTTTGTCGTATTCTTGCAGAGGGAGTGCTTTTTGGGGCGTCGGATAGATATCGCACCAGTCAAAACGGCCTCGATGCGATGTTTCTTGCAGCTCGAAATTATTATAGACTGCCGATGCAAAAGCGCTGTGTTTTTGATCCAAATAGGGTACGAGTTTTTCAATGGCATCCTCTGCGGGCTGGGCATCGTCGTCTAAAAGATAGTAAAAATCGTGCTTGTTTTCGTATGCCGTTTTTAGCCCGTGAGCAAATCCGCCTGCCCCGCCGATGTTGCGATAGAGTTTTACGTACTCTATCTGCGGATGCGCCAAATACCCTTTTACTTCCAAACTTTCATGTGTACCGTCGCTGCTGTTATTGTCGATAAGATATATTTTTTTGAGTGCATACGTCTGCTTTAAAAGTGCGTCCAAACACTCCAAAAGCAGCTCTTTGCGGTTAAATGTGACGACTACGGCACAGATGTCATGCATCGGCAAATCTTTCTTCGAACACTTCCAATGCGCGCAATACGATGTCGTCCATATCGTAGTATTTATACTCCGCCAGACGCCCTACGAGAGTGAGATTTTTGAAGCTTTGCGCATACTTTTTATACTCTTCATAGCGTTTTTGATTTTCATCCGTGAAGATCGGATAGTAAGGTGTGTTCTTTCCGTAGACGAACTCTTGCGGATACTCTTTTGCTATGGTCGTTGATTCGTGTTTTGCGTCATACATCTTTTTAAATTCGGTGATACGGGTATAATCATAATCGTTAGGATAGTTCGTCGTCGTGGCATTTTGAAAGGAATCCGTTTCGTGGTTTTCAAACACCAGCTCTATCGAACGGTAGGGAAGCGTGCCGAATCTAAAATCAAATAGCTCATCGATCATTCCCGTAAAGACGACTTCACCCTCAAGGAGGCGATCTTCAAATATAAAGTTCTCACCCTCTATGCGCAAGATGTCTTTGAACTCCGTGTTAAGGCGTATCTCTATATTTTCATGAGAAAGCATGTTCTCAAAAAGCTTTGCATATCCCTCTTGGGGCATCGCCTGAAATGGGTCGTGGAAATATCTGTCGTCTTTGCTGATGGCTACGGGAACCCTTGCGCTCACCGCAGGGTCAAGCTCTTCGATCTTTTTGCCCCACTGTTTTGCGGAGTAGTGCAAAAAGATCTTTTCGTAAATAAAATCAGCGATGAATCTGAGATCTTTGTCGGCTGTCTTTTGAAGTTCCAGGATCGTGACTTTTTTTCCGTAACCATAGGTTTCTACCAGGTTTTTTTCGATCGATTCGGCCATGAAACGGGGGAAAAGCTTGTGAAGGGTGTTGAGGTTAAAAGGGATCGGAACATAGTGTCCGTCTATGAATCCTTCTACTTTATGATGGTAATTATGCCATGAGGTGAACTGACTAAGAAAAGTCCATACTTTTTGACTGTCGGTATGAAAAAGGTGCGGACCGTAGTTATGGATGAGAATTCCGTGTTCATCGATGCTGTCAAAACAGTTTCCGCCGATATGGGGGCGTTTGTCTATGATCAAAACTTTTTTGTTCTGCCGGGTTGCCAGTTTGTGAGCTAGGACGCTGCCCGCAAATCCTGCTCCGACTATGATGACGTCATACATTGATATTCTCCCATGAAAGCGGTGTGCCTGCCTTTATATCGGTTAGTGCAATTTTACCCAAAATCTCTTCATAGTGTTTTGGATGCAGCCCGTCGCCCGGACGGATGCTTTTGATGTTCTCTTTTGTAAAGCTTTCGCCTTTTTTGATGTCGCGGCTGACATAGAGGCTTCTGGCGTATTTTTTGGATTTGTCGTCATATTTTACGTGTCCCAGCATCTTTTCGACGTTTCGCACGCTTTGCACCATCTCGCGCAGCTGAGAGGGCGAGAGTGAGAAGGCGCCATCGGGCGTTTCTATGTTTTCATCGGGGGTGAAATGTTTTTCTATCACTCTCGCACCGAGTGCCACCGAGGCGATGACCGCGTCGTTGCCAAGCGTATGATCGGAAAGTCCGACCTCCGCAGCGAATCGCTCTTTCATATCGGCGATGGTGAGCAGGTTCATGGATTCGGGTGCGGCGGGGTAGGCGCTTGTACATTTTAAAAGCACGATATTTTCATTGCCCTCACTCTTGCAGGCAGCGACTGCGAGCTCGATGTCTAGGGTATCGCCGACACCCGTGGAGATGATGACGGGCTTGCCTTTGGAAGCGGCATAACGGATAAGCGGGATGTCCGTTATCTCAAAGGAGGCTATTTTGTATGCGGGTACTTCTATCTTTTCCAAGACATCGACCGCCTGCAGATCAAAAGGCGATGAAAAAAGCAAGATGCCCAGTTCGTCTGCATACTTCTTTAACGGTTTGTGCCACTCATAAGGCATACATGCACGTTTGTAAAGGTCGTAAAGGTATTCGTCCTGCCACAGGTCACCCGCTTTGAACCTCTCCTCTTTGACATCAAGGGTAAGTGAATCCGGTGTGTAGGTCTGTAGTTTTACGGCGTCGCATCCCGCTTCATACGCGACTCTTACTCCCTTTTTTGCCAGTTCAAAATCTTGGTTGTGGTTTGCCGAGAGCTCTGCGATGATAAAGACTTTTTTGTCCGTGTCGTGTGTACCTATCTTCATTCTTTCTCTCTTAAAAGCAGTTTTGATATCTTCGCATCCGCTCTTTTATAATCTTCATATGCGAGTTCATAACTTTTATAAAGTTCATGCTCCTCTTTTTCTTTGTAACCCAAAGAGAGGTTAAAGCGTATTGCTCTTGGATTGTCGTGCATGATCTTGCATCTGAGAATCCTGTAATCTTTTTCGTTAAAAAGATAATCGTGAAACAGCGTGACTATCTTGTACGGCACGAGCGAGTTCTGCTTTGAAGCGTCGTAAAGGTAAAATCCGGTCTCTACGCTTTCACCGCGCTTGTTGAACCAGATAAGCCCGATGGGTTTCTCTTTGACTCGGATAACGAAATACTCATCCTCTTTTTTTGCCAAAGAGGCGAACCACGCTTCTTGCTGCTCTTGCGTGATGTGGCTTTGATCGAGTGCGTAGCGCTTTACTTCATCGCTGTTTCGCCAAAAGCGTACCGTTTCGATATCTTTGTGTTCGAGGGGCGTGAGTGCTATGTCAAAACCTTTAAGCGTCAAAGCCCGCCTTTGTCAGGATATCTTTTATGCTCACGCAGTTTTCAAGTTCGTCTATCTCCACGGACGCGCCTATTTCGTCAAATACACTCAGTGCACCGAGCATCGCAAGCGAATCCCATTCAGGGATATCGCACAGCAGTTCGTCCGGGTTTAAAGGGCGGTCAAGCTGTACCTCTTCGGCGAGGCGGATCAAGAATTCTTCTTCACTCATCATGCTTCCTTTTTGTAGATTAGAGTACGCGGTGCGTAGATATTGTCCGTTTGGATCACGGCTCCGCCCCAGCTTAGACCTATGCCGAATCCCGCAACGGCGATAGTGAGTTTCTTTGCGCTAAACTCCTCGTTTAAAAAGCCGTTGATAGTCCCGGGGATGGAAGCTGCGTTTTGGTTGCCGTAGATCTTTCCCGTTTCCATCGGCACTTTTTGCGGTGCCACTTTGAGGCGCGAGGCGATGGTTTTTAGGATGTAAGGATTTGCTTGATGCAGTACGAAATAGTCTATCTCGTCGTTTTGCAGTCCTGCAGATTCCACGACCTCTTTGATGAGCGGAGGCACGGTCTTGATGGCGAAGTTAAACACCTCCTTACCGTCCATAAAGAGATCTTCGTCGCGTCTTATACCGCCGTCTTCGCGAAGTTTTGCAACAAGCGTTTCATGTGTCGTGGGAGTTCGCGCTCCGCCTGCGGGGATAATGAGATGCTTGTATCCGCTTCCGTCGCTGTAGAGCGAGAAAAAACTTTTTGGTGCATCTTTTTTCTCGATGACTATCGCACTTCCCGCATCGCCCATCAAGGGAGTGAATATCTTATCCCGTTCCCCCGAGAAGTAGCTGTTGACGTCGCCTACGCACAAAAGTACTTTTTTCATGCCGCTGTTGACGTAGCTGTAGGCTGTAAAGAGTCCGTAGATAAAACCGCTGCATCCGAGGTTGATGTCAAAAGCTCCGCAGCTCTTCGGCAGTCCCAGACGATCTTGCATGATGATGGCGGTGGAGGGCGCTTTGAAGTCGGGACTCTGCGTCACGAACAAAAGCGCTTCTATCTCCTCTTTTTTGATGTCGGTGTTGGTAAAGATATCTTCCGCACTTTGCACGCACAGGTCGCTCGTACACACGTCTTCATCGGCGATGTAGCGGGTTTTCAGCCCTATGCTTCTTTGAAGTCTGCTAAATGAGTCGTCGTCAAACCCGAAACGCTCTTTTTCATCTTCAAGGTCGATGATGTTGCCACCCACCGTGGTCGCCATCGCCGTGACGGCGATGTTCTCAAAACTGATCTGACTCATCGGCAATCCTTTGCTCTAAAAATTTTTCCAGCGTCACTATCGTTTTAAAGGGAGTGTTCTTGGCGTCCATGCTTTCTTCGCTTGCCACGGCGATGTAATTTCCGGTGGCATCTTCGAGCGAGGATTCAAGCTCCAAGATCAGATCAAGCGTGCCCAGCGAATCGAGCAGCTCAAAGAGCGGCGTTTCGTCGTTCACGTTTTGCAGCTCTTCTATATTCAGCTCTTCGTTGATGTTTTTTACAGCTTTTAAAATAATCTCTTTAAGATCCATACTCTACCTTTATACTTTCATTAACATCGGCAAAACGCTTGAATTTATAATGTTTGCAATCGCCGTTTTTTACCGCTTCAAAACCGTTTTTCTCATAGAACTCTTCGACAAGCGCGTTTTTGTCCGTTTTGCAATAAGATGCGGTGAGATCTTGATGTCTGCGGGTGATGAAGTTCAAGACGCTCTCTTCGATCCCGCGTCCGAGCACGCGGCAGCTCATCAAAAAGGTATCTATATCGCCGTCCTTGATGATGACTACCCCGACGATCCCCATGTCACCGAACTTGTCTTTGACACTGAAGTCGTACACGAAACCGCTTTGCATCAGCTCTTTTACAAAGGAGAGTTCGTAGCGTTTGGTGGTAAGATTGAACTGGTTCGTTTTGTTAATCAGCTGCGTAATGCGCTCTATGTTCTTTTCGTTGTTGCATGTGACACCGATGCGGATGCCAAGCGAAGCGATGAAATCCTCTTTGCTGGGCATCTTTGAGCTTAGATCCAGACGCTCTTTCTCATCTTTGTAAAGTGTCGTCTTTTTTGCATCCTCAGCGCTTATGTGCAGAGTTTTTAAAGCGGTGATCTTCTTTAGCGTTTCGATGTTTAAAAGCGGGTTTGCCGGGTTCATTTTGTAACATTCTATCCCCATACGCTGGCGCATCTCTGCTAACTCCGCGTCGGAATCGTCGATGAAGATGATACCCGTTTTGGTGAGGCCGAGCTCCTTTAAAACGGCATTTAGGTTTTCGCTTTTGGAGTTCCAGTTCACTGCGTGCGCGACAAAATCATCAAGGCCAAGCGGCATCGTTTTTGTTTCAAACACTTCCTGCACGGCGTTTTCATCGTTCTTGCTGAGTAAAATAAGGATGATCCCGCTGTTTTTGAGCTCCAGCAGATACTCTTGAAACTTCGTGTAGACGATGCCGGGGTAGTTGTTGTCTATTTTGATCCCTCCCAGTCCGTCTTCGCCGATGATCCCGCCCCAGAGCGTGTTGTCGGCATCGACGGCTATCGCTTTGATGCGCGGAGCATCAAAAAGTGAGATAAGTTCTTGTATCTTTGCACTGAGAAGTTCTGTCGCAAGTTTTGTAAAGGGTGTCTGAAAAAGATAACGGTTCCTCTGGCTTATGAGGTTTTTTGTTCCGTGTTCTTTGCACATTGTGTAAAAATCCAAAACTGCAAGACCGTTTAGCTCCTCTTGAAGCGAAGCGATCTTGCAGTTTAGCTTTGCAAGTTCGAGTTCTTGGCGTATTTTGTCGGGAGTGAAAATATCGTTAAACTCTTCGTTTAGCGTGTTTATGATGATCTTTGCGCTGTTGTTCATCCTAAAATGAAGCAGAGCATTTTTTAAAACAGCGAAGCTTTCATCGTGATCATCGGCAAAAAAACTGCTGTCCAAAAGCAGTATTAACACTTGTTCATCTACCTTCGCATAGAGCGTATCGATAATCGTATCAAGCGGATAGTGCGTAAGAGAATACTCTTTTAAGAATCTGTCAAAGGGCTTTGTGACGGTATTTGACAAGAATGCGATGCTATTTGTATTCAATTATCAACTCCTTTGCCACACCATTTTTTTTAAAGCTGTATCTGTCTAAGACTCTTTTGATCTTGTAAGGGTGGTATTGTACAAAATTAAGCGCTTTTTTTAAAGCTGCAGGCGTAAAAACCTCTATGATGTTTTTAAGGTCTTGTCTTTTTAGTATATCGACGGTTCGTGCCTGATTTGAAGCGCATTTTATGGCGATAAACGGTTTTTTTAGGGCGAATGTCTCTAAAAGAGAGGTGCTCGCACTCGTGATGATGAGATCATGTGCTCTCATAAGCTCTGCCATCTCCTTTTCATCTATGACAAGCTCTTTGTCTCTGATCTTTAAAAAGGTGATCTTTTGGTTTGCAGAGGTCGTAACAATGGTCACGGACAGAGTCTTTTCAAGCGATAGAAGATATTTTTTCACACGAAGAGAGAGACCCAGCGGATCGCTTCCTCCAAGCGTTACAAGCACTTTTTTGTTTTTAAGAGAGTCAAGGGGAGTAAAACGGTTCTTATGAGATAAAAAATCATCTTTTAAAAGAGTGTATCTGGCTCCCGCAAGTATCTTTGTGTCTTTTAGATAGGAGTAGTCCTTTTCATCTGCGATAAAAGAGTGGTTTAAAACGATATCTGCACGATGTTCCTTGAACTCGTCGTCAAACACTAAAACACGGCAGAGCTCTTTGAGCTTTGCTTCGCAGTTTATATCGACTCCGTAGTGATCGATGATGAAAAGGGAAGGCTTCAGCTCTTTAGCGATCTCTATGAGTTCGCTGCAATCCATACTGCTTACGATCCTGCGGGCAAACCCGTTTTGCTCTATGAGACGGTTTTGGTTTCCTTTGAGTTCTTGCGTGATGTAGGTGATAGAAAAATCATTTCTCAATCCTTCTGCCAAAAGAAGCGTGCGCATAAGATGACCGAGACCGATGGCCGAAGAAGAATCCATTCTTATCAATATCACGCCCACAGGAGCAAAGTCCCTTTGTGCTGCGCTGGCCGCTGAGGCACTAAAGCTTGCCTCTTGCAAGGCAGATAAATTACTGTTTTTTTTGTTCGACATGCTTGTTCATTTCATAGATGTAAAGGTTTTGTTCCAGGGTCTCGATGAGCTTTTCGTAGCTGAAGTCCGTTTCGCAGTTCAGTTTTTCGTACAGCTCGGTTATTGCTTTGTAGTCATCTTCCTCGTCGAGTGTCAGACGGTATCTTGAATGGTCGTGAGAGTTTTTGTAAGACGCGCACTTCACGTTTTCTTTGATGTAGGGCGTGACATGTTCTTTGTGATGCTCTGTTATCGCATTCTCATAAGCTTCTTTGAGGTGGGCAAAGGAGAACACCTCCGTATCCATCCCGCGCGGAAAACCGCTCTGTTGACAGGCACAGACATACCGGGCATCGCTGTTTTTGTAAAACTCGATCGTCTTTTTTACGATCTGTGCGTCAATGAGCGGGCAGTCGCTTGTACAGCGCACGATGATGCTCTTTTCATCCGCGCCGAATTTTGAAGCACTGTGGTAGTATCGTGCCAAGACATCATCCGTATCGCCTTGGAAATATTTTACATGCAGACGTTTACAAAGCTCGACTATGGGCATCTGCGAGCCGTCATCCGTGGTAGCTACGATGATGTTTTCTTTAAACTCCTCCAGACGAGAGAGCATCACTTCCAAAATCGTTTTGCCGCACAGGGGAAGCATTACTTTGGCTCTTAGTCTGGTGCTGGTCATGCGGGCTTGAATGATGATATACAAATTCATAGTATAATTATAGCTAGAACCAATCTCAAAATGCCCTTAAAACGGGATATACAAAGGAAGTTGTTTGATAGACGGCAGAGAACGCAAAAATATACGAAGCGGCATACGCGTGGCGATAGTGCTTAAACAGGATCAAAGCACGGGAAAATTGACCGAAGGCGTAGTGCGCGACATCCTGACAAATTCGGCTTTTCATCCTCACGGTATCAAAGTGCGTCTTATGAACAAAGAGGTCGGACGTGTGAAGGAGATATACGGCTAGATGACGATACTTTTTCCGGATGACGATCATATCGCCGCTTCTTATAACATTGAATACAGACAGGCAGAAATAAAACCCTCCGAAGCGATCTTAAAGCCCGAATTTCATTGGGAAGGCAATCGCACTCATATGTATGGCACGGTTATCAAAAAAGAATCGGGGTATGAGATGTATTACCAGTGCGGAAATGCCCTTCGCATAGGGTATGCCATAAGCAATGACGGCCTTGTATGGGAGAAACCTATGATAAACGCGGCCGATTTTAAGGCATCTGCTCATAAAGTGGTGCAGGCAAATGATACTCTTGAAGCCTCGGATGTGCCAAAGCTCGGCGAAGGACAGGAGATGACCAATCTTGCCGCGGGGTATCATATGCCAAGCGTCATTTACGAGCCTAAGTCCGAAAAGCCCTATAAGCTTTTTGCCTACGGCGAGGCAGGGTATAGAGCCCTTTACTCCAAAAACGGCAGACAGTTTTACGAATACGGGTACAATCCCGTCATCGAGCTTTTGGAGTTTCCTAACCGCTATACGAAAAAGATGTGGTACAGCGACGTAGCTCCCGCATACAAAGACGGCGATCTTTACAAAGCGATGATAAAGACCTATGAGATAGATGCCGATGGCAGAACCAGACGCTGTATAGGCTATAGTCAAAGCCGTGATTTTATCGGTTGGAGCAGTATCGAGACTGTATGGATTCCCGGTAAAGGCGAGGATGATATTGCAAAAAAACGCGGATTTTTTTGGAGTGATTTTTACGGTTTGTGTCCGTTTGCTTACGGCAGCGGATATTTGGGATTTTTATGGCTTTTTGAGATAGAAAAAGAGCTGCCCCGCGGTACGAATCAAGGAAAAATGGAGATATTTTTGGCTTACAGTCGTGACGGAAAATCATGGAGGCGCATAAGCGATGAAGCTTTTATCCCTTGGGATCTCAATTTTAGAGATGAGGGAGGAATGGTCACGACACCCTCAGCCCCGGTCTTTGAAGAAGATCATATCAAGCTCTATTATTCCGATTCCAACTTTGAACACGGATTGCATGAAAAAGATTTTACCAAAGTTATACAACAGCCCATATGGGTGACACGCTGCAGTATTGTGCAAAAAGAGCGGCTGGTGGGAGCTGCCTCGACGCAGGGGTGGCTGCAGACATGTTCTTTGAGTTTTTATGATCGCAGATTACGGCTCAACCTTGCATGTAAAAACGGCGAAGTGGTGCTGCGTTATCTAGTATCGGGTCATGAGGTGGCATCGCAGCGTGTAAAAGCCGTCGACGATACGGATCTGGTGATCAAGCCGGCTTATGAGGGGGATGCGGTTTTACATATAAGTCTTGAAAACGCCGCTGTTTATGCGATAGAGCTTATCTGAATTAGAAACTGCACCCGCGGTAGCCGTATTTTTCGACTATCTCCAAAAAAGTATCGGCTACAAATGCAGCATCTTCCATACTCATCTCTTGATGGCATGGAATAGATAGTTCGGAGCGGTAGAAGTCGTCGCTTACCTGCAAGTTGACTTCGCCGAACCTCTTCTTGTAAAAACTGTTTTGATATATAGGTTTGTAATGCACCTGTACACCTAAACCGCGCTCTTGAAGCTGAGTGAAGATATCTTCTTTGGGACATTGCAGCGCAAGAGAGAGTATGATGGGATAAAGATGCCTGGATGAACGAGTGTTCTTGTCCAGTTTTACGGTTGTAAAGAGTTTGTGTCCTTGAAATCTTTCATCGTAGTATTCTGCGATCTCATTGCGCCTGCCGATAAACTCGTCTATACGGCTTAATTGGCTTCTTCCAAGAGCTGCGGCAAACTCCGTCATGCGAAAATTGTGTCCGAGCATCACCATATCCGATGTCCACAGCTGCTTTTTTACGATGCCGTGCGAGCGGAAAAGACGAAGATGTGCGGCAAACTCTTCGTTATCGGTCACGACACATCCTCCCTCTCCGGTAGTAAGCGGTTTTATGGCGTGAAAACTAAAGATCGTCATGTCCGAAAAAGTACCGACC is a genomic window containing:
- the glf gene encoding UDP-galactopyranose mutase, producing the protein MYDVIIVGAGFAGSVLAHKLATRQNKKVLIIDKRPHIGGNCFDSIDEHGILIHNYGPHLFHTDSQKVWTFLSQFTSWHNYHHKVEGFIDGHYVPIPFNLNTLHKLFPRFMAESIEKNLVETYGYGKKVTILELQKTADKDLRFIADFIYEKIFLHYSAKQWGKKIEELDPAVSARVPVAISKDDRYFHDPFQAMPQEGYAKLFENMLSHENIEIRLNTEFKDILRIEGENFIFEDRLLEGEVVFTGMIDELFDFRFGTLPYRSIELVFENHETDSFQNATTTNYPNDYDYTRITEFKKMYDAKHESTTIAKEYPQEFVYGKNTPYYPIFTDENQKRYEEYKKYAQSFKNLTLVGRLAEYKYYDMDDIVLRALEVFEERFADA
- the pseG gene encoding UDP-2,4-diacetamido-2,4,6-trideoxy-beta-L-altropyranose hydrolase, with the protein product MSNKKNSNLSALQEASFSASAASAAQRDFAPVGVILIRMDSSSAIGLGHLMRTLLLAEGLRNDFSITYITQELKGNQNRLIEQNGFARRIVSSMDCSELIEIAKELKPSLFIIDHYGVDINCEAKLKELCRVLVFDDEFKEHRADIVLNHSFIADEKDYSYLKDTKILAGARYTLLKDDFLSHKNRFTPLDSLKNKKVLVTLGGSDPLGLSLRVKKYLLSLEKTLSVTIVTTSANQKITFLKIRDKELVIDEKEMAELMRAHDLIITSASTSLLETFALKKPFIAIKCASNQARTVDILKRQDLKNIIEVFTPAALKKALNFVQYHPYKIKRVLDRYSFKKNGVAKELIIEYK
- a CDS encoding HAD-IIIC family phosphatase, producing the protein MNTNSIAFLSNTVTKPFDRFLKEYSLTHYPLDTIIDTLYAKVDEQVLILLLDSSFFADDHDESFAVLKNALLHFRMNNSAKIIINTLNEEFNDIFTPDKIRQELELAKLNCKIASLQEELNGLAVLDFYTMCKEHGTKNLISQRNRYLFQTPFTKLATELLSAKIQELISLFDAPRIKAIAVDADNTLWGGIIGEDGLGGIKIDNNYPGIVYTKFQEYLLELKNSGIILILLSKNDENAVQEVFETKTMPLGLDDFVAHAVNWNSKSENLNAVLKELGLTKTGIIFIDDSDAELAEMRQRMGIECYKMNPANPLLNIETLKKITALKTLHISAEDAKKTTLYKDEKERLDLSSKMPSKEDFIASLGIRIGVTCNNEKNIERITQLINKTNQFNLTTKRYELSFVKELMQSGFVYDFSVKDKFGDMGIVGVVIIKDGDIDTFLMSCRVLGRGIEESVLNFITRRHQDLTASYCKTDKNALVEEFYEKNGFEAVKNGDCKHYKFKRFADVNESIKVEYGS
- a CDS encoding glycosyltransferase yields the protein MHDICAVVVTFNRKELLLECLDALLKQTYALKKIYLIDNNSSDGTHESLEVKGYLAHPQIEYVKLYRNIGGAGGFAHGLKTAYENKHDFYYLLDDDAQPAEDAIEKLVPYLDQKHSAFASAVYNNFELQETSHRGRFDWCDIYPTPQKALPLQEYDKESVEIDMASFVGILIPIDSITRIGFPRDEFFIHFDDTEYCMRLSKLSKILMIPQSIIYHKEKRQEEKIQKSFLWFKKNRIRYDKLWIKYFGRRNSIYLAKRYSTCKISFYFKLFNEYLNLMKDILLYDDNKLRRIKFSTLSYLDGLNELFDNEKAKNILKGFE
- the pseI gene encoding pseudaminic acid synthase codes for the protein MKIGTHDTDKKVFIIAELSANHNQDFELAKKGVRVAYEAGCDAVKLQTYTPDSLTLDVKEERFKAGDLWQDEYLYDLYKRACMPYEWHKPLKKYADELGILLFSSPFDLQAVDVLEKIEVPAYKIASFEITDIPLIRYAASKGKPVIISTGVGDTLDIELAVAACKSEGNENIVLLKCTSAYPAAPESMNLLTIADMKERFAAEVGLSDHTLGNDAVIASVALGARVIEKHFTPDENIETPDGAFSLSPSQLREMVQSVRNVEKMLGHVKYDDKSKKYARSLYVSRDIKKGESFTKENIKSIRPGDGLHPKHYEEILGKIALTDIKAGTPLSWENINV
- a CDS encoding glycosyltransferase family 2 protein is translated as MKDLAIVICNYNKVEYLKECLHSISNAVFENYSKDIIVVDNLSNDGSADMIEKHFPDVILIRNNENSGGAGGFAKGMQYALDHGYRYVSLLDNDTKVEKNNFINLIKHLNDDSSIGVAGSTILQMDNPQNVQEVGAMLDWENYILKLNYKDFNIENPIIPQQIECDYVPACCLMTTGEVLQKAGIFDRDYFIYLDDIDWCTRVKDLGYKIVAFKDSLVWHKGGAKIATNTMYHYYYYRNMTRFFLKNISPDKLEHFINEVSSKISKMMFFANLKGQTSSVRSMLIGIDDAYAKRLGAQWSGIYPKKEAANKIYELSSTKQDILIIDNIDSVDFQQTIVNIRMHTDAKITVLAKYLEFEYVSSILDNIDNAYATKEIGDLSEYDMVIQSVEHITNYKDYDECGAYIDAFGNCIADDADKINVQSYGSFMTMFDNITKPVLQHKFTTLFKELNIK
- a CDS encoding GNAT family N-acetyltransferase, coding for MTLKGFDIALTPLEHKDIETVRFWRNSDEVKRYALDQSHITQEQQEAWFASLAKKEDEYFVIRVKEKPIGLIWFNKRGESVETGFYLYDASKQNSLVPYKIVTLFHDYLFNEKDYRILRCKIMHDNPRAIRFNLSLGYKEKEEHELYKSYELAYEDYKRADAKISKLLLREKE
- a CDS encoding ketoacyl-ACP synthase III; translation: MSQISFENIAVTAMATTVGGNIIDLEDEKERFGFDDDSFSRLQRSIGLKTRYIADEDVCTSDLCVQSAEDIFTNTDIKKEEIEALLFVTQSPDFKAPSTAIIMQDRLGLPKSCGAFDINLGCSGFIYGLFTAYSYVNSGMKKVLLCVGDVNSYFSGERDKIFTPLMGDAGSAIVIEKKDAPKSFFSLYSDGSGYKHLIIPAGGARTPTTHETLVAKLREDGGIRRDEDLFMDGKEVFNFAIKTVPPLIKEVVESAGLQNDEIDYFVLHQANPYILKTIASRLKVAPQKVPMETGKIYGNQNAASIPGTINGFLNEEFSAKKLTIAVAGFGIGLSWGGAVIQTDNIYAPRTLIYKKEA